Proteins from one Vibrio pomeroyi genomic window:
- a CDS encoding HD domain-containing protein, whose protein sequence is MYKLLISIAVLCVSAFSPAIYANDWDIKQILVLHSYEPSYQWTADFQKGIDSAFEHSQSEVKLSIEYLDTKRIHSPEYYESLANYLQAKYAGYEFDGVIATDDNAANFLESLSTLIGRSTPVVAAGINDISTDMYAVTDRATVLYENDHIDINIELISQLRPNIKNLYFVNDYSVTSQLIRKEVYKVMADFPKINLVEVSNQTLEQASQFLQTISADDAVLLSHYNTELTQGVYHSYKEVAETLSASSAAPVFALWQFNILGDVLGGYVNHSQSMGEEAVDALNKYIPLNFDTPLVPGDNIRFVFNYAALEKFGISESALPEESVVVNEPSSFIRKNFQLLMGLTMVIAGLSLIILMQFVTLRQKKELAKRNKRILALQKQTLNVQKDMIHVLGEAIETRSGETGNHVKRVAKLSALLARHSGLSHREVEMIEIISPMHDVGKISVPESILDKPGKLTEQEWEVMKLHTTAGYNLLKSGAGDITNLAAIIANEHHERWDGAGYPNGKAGEEIHLFARITAVADVFDALLSARCYKEPWSLEMVVDLFERECGYQFDPQLTKLLLKYLPEFVAIRDTYPDNGTFEASSLDNLTTKKSETKAIEELAVN, encoded by the coding sequence ATGTACAAGCTATTGATCTCAATCGCTGTATTGTGTGTTAGCGCTTTTTCTCCTGCGATTTATGCTAACGACTGGGATATCAAACAAATCCTAGTTTTACACTCCTACGAACCTTCCTATCAATGGACCGCGGATTTCCAAAAGGGCATCGACAGCGCGTTCGAACACTCTCAATCTGAAGTAAAGCTCTCAATCGAGTACTTAGATACCAAGCGTATACATAGCCCTGAATACTACGAGTCTCTCGCAAACTACTTACAAGCAAAATACGCTGGTTATGAATTTGATGGTGTGATTGCGACTGATGATAACGCCGCCAATTTCCTAGAATCGCTGAGCACATTGATTGGTCGCTCTACACCCGTTGTTGCGGCGGGTATCAACGACATTAGTACCGACATGTATGCCGTGACCGATAGAGCAACCGTGCTTTACGAAAATGACCACATCGATATTAATATTGAACTGATTTCTCAGCTAAGACCAAACATCAAGAACTTATACTTTGTAAATGATTACAGTGTCACGTCTCAACTGATTCGAAAAGAAGTCTATAAAGTGATGGCTGACTTTCCAAAGATCAATCTGGTCGAAGTCAGTAATCAAACGCTTGAGCAAGCGAGTCAATTTTTACAAACGATCTCAGCTGATGATGCCGTGTTACTCAGTCACTACAACACTGAGCTGACTCAAGGTGTTTATCACTCTTATAAAGAAGTGGCCGAAACTTTATCAGCATCAAGTGCAGCACCTGTGTTTGCGCTTTGGCAGTTTAATATCCTAGGTGATGTACTTGGCGGTTATGTCAATCATTCACAGAGTATGGGTGAAGAGGCGGTTGATGCGTTAAATAAGTACATACCACTTAACTTCGATACTCCGCTTGTACCGGGTGACAATATTCGCTTTGTCTTCAATTACGCAGCTTTGGAAAAGTTTGGCATCAGTGAAAGTGCACTTCCTGAAGAATCGGTTGTCGTTAATGAACCTTCTTCTTTTATCCGCAAGAACTTCCAACTGTTAATGGGTTTGACCATGGTCATTGCTGGATTAAGCCTGATTATCCTGATGCAGTTTGTTACTTTACGCCAGAAGAAAGAGTTGGCGAAGAGGAACAAGCGAATCCTCGCTCTGCAGAAACAAACACTGAACGTTCAAAAAGACATGATTCATGTATTGGGTGAAGCGATTGAAACACGCTCAGGAGAGACAGGGAACCATGTTAAGCGCGTTGCTAAGCTGTCAGCACTGTTGGCGAGGCATAGTGGTTTGAGCCACCGAGAAGTCGAGATGATAGAGATCATCAGCCCAATGCACGATGTAGGTAAGATCTCTGTACCGGAATCTATTCTCGACAAACCAGGTAAGCTAACCGAACAAGAGTGGGAGGTGATGAAACTTCACACCACCGCAGGTTACAACTTATTGAAAAGTGGCGCTGGTGACATTACTAATCTCGCTGCAATCATCGCCAATGAGCACCATGAACGTTGGGATGGCGCTGGTTACCCGAATGGCAAAGCAGGTGAGGAGATTCACCTGTTTGCGCGTATTACTGCGGTCGCGGATGTGTTTGATGCGTTACTCAGTGCACGTTGCTACAAAGAGCCCTGGTCATTAGAGATGGTTGTCGACTTGTTTGAGCGAGAGTGCGGTTATCAGTTTGATCCCCAGTTGACCAAGTTGCTTTTAAAATACTTACCTGAATTCGTCGCGATCCGCGATACGTACCCTGACAATGGCACATTTGAGGCTTCAAGCTTAGATAATCTCACAACTAAAAAGAGCGAAACTAAAGCCATTGAAGAGTTGGCTGTTAATTAG